The following are encoded together in the Microbacterium sp. Root553 genome:
- a CDS encoding Lrp/AsnC family transcriptional regulator yields MDDSVDRAILAEISRDGRATLAHLSDAVGLSVSAVQSRLRRLETRGVISGYRAILDPELVGTPLSAFIEITPLDPAQPDNAPELLEHLVAIEACHSIAGDASYMLFVRVASPRALEELVRDIRLAANVSTRTTVVLQTYYEHRPIIAVAPDVSA; encoded by the coding sequence ATGGATGATTCTGTCGACCGCGCGATCCTCGCCGAGATCTCCCGTGACGGCCGGGCGACGCTCGCCCACCTGTCGGATGCCGTCGGACTCTCGGTCTCCGCCGTGCAGTCACGACTGCGGCGGCTGGAGACCCGCGGTGTGATCAGCGGATATCGCGCCATCCTCGATCCCGAGCTGGTCGGGACCCCGCTGTCGGCCTTCATCGAGATCACTCCGCTCGACCCGGCGCAGCCCGACAACGCCCCCGAGCTGCTCGAGCACCTCGTCGCGATCGAGGCCTGCCATTCCATCGCGGGTGACGCGAGCTACATGCTGTTCGTGCGGGTCGCCTCACCGCGGGCACTGGAGGAACTGGTCCGGGACATCCGGCTCGCGGCGAACGTCAGCACCCGCACCACGGTCGTGCTGCAGACGTACTACGAGCATCGGCCGATCATCGCGGTCGCCCCTGACGTCTCCGCGTAG
- a CDS encoding DUF4287 domain-containing protein has product MSFQAYLDKVETQTGLTPRQFIRLAEEQGFDATTKSTVVLTWLKEEYGLGHGHAQAMVHVILKGPKISDKHVGKGGAHGDASDTLWLDGKDSNPNA; this is encoded by the coding sequence ATGTCCTTCCAGGCCTACCTCGACAAGGTCGAGACCCAGACCGGTCTCACTCCTCGACAGTTCATCCGGCTCGCCGAGGAGCAGGGTTTCGACGCCACGACGAAGTCGACGGTCGTCCTCACCTGGCTCAAAGAGGAGTATGGCCTGGGGCACGGTCATGCCCAGGCGATGGTGCACGTGATCCTCAAGGGTCCGAAGATCAGCGACAAGCATGTCGGCAAGGGCGGGGCGCACGGCGACGCCTCCGACACGCTCTGGCTCGACGGCAAGGACAGCAACCCGAACGCCTGA
- a CDS encoding SDR family NAD(P)-dependent oxidoreductase, with translation MSVTDRTIVLAGATSASGLALARALANAGARVIATGRSADRLAPLREAGAEVETSDATSLESMTALSTRLGAVDAVIPLVGGWRGGGGLAGQSDDDFRALLPALDAVRATSRAFDAALRTSDAGRFAIVSSTAVGRPLAGGANYAAVKAASEAWARAVAQGFAKAARDAGEPLRAASLVFRAKALDPDALVPRVLSLWDADAVDLNDQILPLD, from the coding sequence ATGAGCGTCACCGATCGCACGATCGTCCTCGCCGGAGCGACCAGCGCGTCCGGCCTCGCCCTCGCCCGCGCCCTCGCAAATGCCGGCGCCCGCGTCATCGCGACCGGCCGCTCGGCGGACCGACTCGCCCCGCTGCGGGAGGCCGGCGCGGAGGTCGAGACGTCGGACGCGACCTCGCTGGAGTCGATGACCGCCCTCTCGACGCGTCTCGGTGCGGTCGACGCGGTGATCCCTCTCGTGGGCGGCTGGCGCGGAGGCGGTGGTCTCGCCGGGCAGTCCGACGACGACTTCCGGGCCCTTCTTCCCGCTCTCGACGCGGTACGGGCCACCAGCCGGGCGTTCGACGCGGCGCTGCGGACATCGGATGCCGGTCGCTTCGCGATCGTGTCGTCGACCGCAGTGGGACGCCCGCTCGCGGGCGGTGCGAACTACGCCGCGGTGAAGGCCGCGAGCGAGGCCTGGGCACGCGCGGTGGCGCAGGGCTTCGCCAAGGCGGCCCGCGATGCCGGAGAGCCGCTTCGCGCGGCATCCCTGGTGTTCCGCGCGAAGGCGCTGGATCCCGACGCGCTCGTCCCGCGGGTGCTGTCTCTCTGGGACGCCGATGCCGTCGACCTCAACGACCAGATCCTCCCCCTCGACTGA
- a CDS encoding DUF4916 domain-containing protein, with protein sequence MAVRTPDPEPEPDDGMDDFGDAKPPARDTNPGWLSEFELAEARRHLPMIYVEAIPVRTDGSGQVTEIGILLRSTPMGEMTRTIVSGRVRFGETIRDALFRHVENDLGPMAFPLLPPQPLPFTVAEYFPMPGVSAYHDDRQHAVSLAFVVPVTGTCEPRQDALEVTWFSPEAAGSDAVAAEMEGGRGTLIRQALANLGLLR encoded by the coding sequence ATGGCTGTCCGCACACCTGACCCCGAACCCGAACCCGACGACGGGATGGACGACTTCGGAGACGCGAAGCCGCCGGCGCGCGACACGAACCCCGGGTGGCTGAGCGAGTTCGAGCTGGCGGAGGCGCGACGCCACCTGCCCATGATCTACGTCGAGGCGATCCCGGTGCGCACCGACGGGTCGGGGCAGGTCACGGAGATCGGGATCCTGCTGCGCTCGACCCCGATGGGCGAGATGACGCGCACGATCGTGTCGGGGCGCGTGCGGTTCGGCGAGACGATCCGCGATGCGCTCTTCCGCCACGTCGAGAACGATCTCGGGCCCATGGCCTTCCCGCTGCTCCCCCCGCAGCCGCTGCCGTTCACGGTCGCGGAGTACTTCCCCATGCCGGGGGTGAGCGCGTATCACGACGACCGGCAGCACGCCGTCTCGCTGGCGTTCGTCGTTCCGGTGACGGGCACCTGCGAACCCCGCCAGGACGCTCTCGAGGTCACCTGGTTCTCACCGGAGGCCGCGGGCTCCGATGCCGTCGCCGCTGAGATGGAGGGCGGTCGGGGGACCCTGATCCGTCAGGCTCTGGCCAACCTCGGGCTGCTGCGCTGA
- a CDS encoding threonine aldolase family protein yields the protein MTIQHDPAVRGFASDNYSGVHPEVLAAIAAANGGHQVAYGEDAYTARLQEVFRTHFGEGVQAFPVFNGTGANVTGLQSMLPRWGAVIAAASAHINVDEGGAPEKIGGFKILAVPTDDGKLTPEIVDREAWGWGDEHRAQPLVVSITQSTELGTVYSVDEIRALADHAHERGMRLHLDGARISNAAAALDLPLRAFTRDAGVDVLSFGGTKNGAMLGEAIVVLNPEASDGLQYSRKFNMQLSSKMRFVSAQLIALLEGDLWLRNARHANAMAQRLRGAIEAGIADGTIDGVSFTQPTHANGVFAQLPDGVADLLREKFRFYDWDAARNEVRWMCGFDTEESDVDEFVAELARLTAR from the coding sequence GTGACTATTCAGCATGACCCCGCGGTCCGCGGCTTCGCCAGCGACAACTACTCCGGCGTCCACCCCGAGGTCCTCGCGGCCATCGCGGCGGCGAACGGCGGCCATCAGGTGGCATACGGCGAGGACGCCTACACCGCGCGCCTGCAGGAGGTCTTCCGGACGCACTTCGGCGAGGGCGTCCAGGCCTTCCCCGTGTTCAACGGCACGGGGGCGAACGTCACCGGACTGCAGTCGATGCTGCCGCGATGGGGTGCCGTGATCGCCGCGGCCAGCGCGCACATCAACGTCGACGAGGGCGGGGCACCCGAGAAGATCGGCGGGTTCAAGATCCTCGCGGTGCCCACCGACGACGGCAAGCTCACGCCCGAGATCGTCGACCGGGAGGCGTGGGGATGGGGCGACGAGCACCGCGCGCAGCCGCTCGTCGTCTCGATCACGCAGTCGACCGAGCTCGGCACCGTCTACTCGGTCGACGAGATCCGCGCGCTCGCCGACCACGCGCACGAGCGGGGGATGCGGCTGCACCTCGACGGCGCCCGCATCTCCAACGCCGCGGCCGCCCTCGATCTGCCGCTGCGCGCGTTCACCCGCGACGCCGGCGTCGACGTGCTCAGCTTCGGAGGCACGAAGAACGGCGCGATGCTCGGCGAGGCCATCGTGGTGCTGAACCCGGAGGCATCGGACGGGCTGCAGTACTCGCGCAAGTTCAACATGCAGCTGTCGTCGAAGATGCGCTTCGTCTCGGCCCAGCTCATCGCGCTTCTCGAGGGCGACCTGTGGCTGCGCAACGCCCGGCATGCGAACGCGATGGCGCAGCGACTGCGCGGCGCGATCGAGGCGGGCATCGCCGACGGCACGATCGACGGGGTCTCGTTCACCCAGCCGACCCACGCGAACGGCGTGTTCGCACAGCTCCCCGACGGCGTCGCCGATCTGCTGCGCGAGAAGTTCCGCTTCTACGACTGGGATGCCGCACGCAACGAGGTCCGCTGGATGTGCGGCTTCGACACCGAGGAGTCCGACGTCGACGAGTTCGTCGCCGAGCTCGCGCGCCTCACCGCCCGCTGA
- a CDS encoding ABC-F family ATP-binding cassette domain-containing protein, whose amino-acid sequence MSFSALHSSVTLDRLSFTWPDGTVALDAVSGSFGAGRTGLVGRNGAGKSTLLRLIAGELSPTSGSLTTSGDVAYLPQQLTLDTGRRVAELLGVADALDAVRAIGSGDVDPSHFDTVADDWDIEARAEVSLAEAGLSPDFLDRTVGELSGGEAVLVAIAGIRLRRAPITLLDEPTNNLDREARSRLAAMIASWKGTLIVVSHDLSLLELMDDTAELYGRALSVFGGPYSQWRAWLDAEQEAARQAEVTAKQEFRKEKRQRIEAEVKLAHRARTAKRAEIEKRVPKIVAHGRRMSAEVSAGRLRTEVGAKEDAARAALDEAGRRLRADASMKIELPDPDVSGSRRIAALGDGERSWIIQGPDRVAVVGRNGAGKTTLLERLVADAGGVGGDVGGGVGVRNSAQMPPIRPTHGAADALDDSLLNAERPALTATALTDRVGYLPQRVDGLDEGRSVFANIAGAAPQVPEKELRNRLARFLIRGATAERPVAALSGGERFRVALASLLLADPPPHLVVLDEPTNNLDIDTVDQLVDALRAYRGAVLVVSHDDAFLRRLGLDLTLEILPDGSLAER is encoded by the coding sequence ATGTCATTCTCCGCTCTTCATTCGTCGGTCACCCTCGACCGGCTCTCTTTCACCTGGCCCGACGGCACGGTCGCTCTCGACGCCGTCTCCGGATCCTTCGGCGCAGGGCGCACCGGCCTCGTCGGCCGCAACGGCGCAGGGAAGTCCACCCTGCTGCGCCTGATCGCCGGCGAGCTGAGCCCGACCTCCGGGTCGCTCACGACGTCGGGCGACGTCGCCTATCTCCCGCAGCAGCTCACGCTGGACACCGGCCGCAGGGTCGCCGAGCTCCTCGGCGTCGCCGACGCGCTCGATGCGGTGCGCGCGATCGGTTCCGGTGACGTCGACCCGTCGCACTTCGACACGGTGGCCGACGACTGGGACATCGAAGCGCGCGCCGAGGTGTCGCTCGCCGAGGCCGGCCTCTCGCCCGACTTCCTCGACCGCACGGTCGGAGAGCTCTCGGGCGGCGAGGCCGTGCTGGTCGCGATCGCCGGCATCCGACTGCGGCGTGCGCCGATCACACTGCTCGACGAGCCCACCAACAACCTCGACCGTGAGGCCAGATCGAGGCTCGCGGCCATGATCGCCTCATGGAAGGGCACACTGATCGTGGTGAGCCACGACCTGTCGCTGCTCGAGCTCATGGACGACACCGCCGAGCTCTACGGCCGCGCGCTGAGCGTGTTCGGCGGTCCGTACTCCCAGTGGCGCGCCTGGTTGGATGCCGAACAGGAGGCCGCGCGACAGGCCGAGGTCACGGCCAAGCAGGAGTTCCGCAAGGAGAAGCGCCAGCGCATCGAGGCGGAGGTGAAGCTCGCGCACCGCGCCCGCACCGCGAAGAGGGCCGAGATCGAGAAACGCGTGCCGAAGATCGTCGCCCACGGACGCAGGATGTCCGCCGAGGTCTCGGCGGGGAGACTGCGCACCGAGGTCGGCGCGAAGGAGGATGCCGCCCGCGCGGCACTCGACGAGGCGGGGCGGCGGCTGCGCGCGGACGCATCGATGAAGATCGAGCTTCCCGACCCCGATGTCTCGGGCAGTCGACGGATCGCCGCGCTCGGCGACGGGGAGCGGTCGTGGATCATCCAGGGCCCCGACCGCGTCGCGGTGGTGGGGCGAAACGGCGCCGGCAAGACGACGCTGCTCGAGCGGCTGGTAGCGGATGCCGGTGGCGTTGGTGGCGATGTTGGTGGCGGTGTTGGTGTTCGGAATTCAGCACAGATGCCGCCGATCCGTCCGACTCACGGCGCGGCGGATGCTCTCGACGATTCCCTGCTGAATGCGGAACGACCGGCGTTGACGGCGACCGCGCTCACCGACCGCGTCGGCTATCTGCCGCAGCGGGTCGACGGGCTCGACGAGGGCCGGTCGGTGTTCGCGAACATCGCGGGCGCCGCTCCGCAGGTGCCCGAGAAGGAGCTGCGCAACCGGCTTGCGAGGTTCCTGATCCGAGGGGCGACCGCCGAGAGACCGGTCGCCGCGCTGTCCGGCGGCGAGCGCTTCCGCGTGGCGTTGGCATCGCTGCTGCTCGCCGATCCCCCGCCGCACCTCGTGGTCCTCGACGAACCGACGAACAACCTCGACATCGACACCGTCGATCAACTGGTCGACGCCCTGCGCGCGTATCGCGGCGCCGTGCTCGTCGTGAGCCACGACGACGCGTTCCTGCGCCGTCTCGGGCTCGATCTCACTCTCGAGATCCTGCCGGACGGCTCACTCGCCGAGCGGTGA
- a CDS encoding DUF6157 family protein — MASHTTNYLSTFIEVAEDCPVDHAEEPPVGDTPTIAALHYRLIAEEPYGRTSDDVLFATHALRRGIALDDTAARDAFFSTGQPCLRSSPLGKRYGWGIDHDAEGRVALVPRESDDYALRAADPAIAHTRAMRSRRA; from the coding sequence ATGGCGTCGCACACCACGAACTACCTGAGCACCTTCATCGAGGTCGCCGAGGACTGCCCGGTCGATCATGCCGAAGAGCCGCCCGTGGGCGATACGCCGACGATCGCCGCGCTGCACTACCGGCTGATCGCCGAAGAGCCCTACGGTCGAACCTCCGATGACGTCCTCTTCGCGACGCACGCACTGCGTCGTGGCATCGCTCTCGACGACACCGCGGCGCGCGACGCGTTCTTCTCGACGGGGCAGCCGTGTCTGCGCTCCTCACCGCTCGGCAAACGCTACGGCTGGGGGATCGATCACGACGCCGAGGGCCGTGTGGCCCTGGTGCCGCGCGAATCCGACGACTATGCGCTGCGCGCGGCCGACCCCGCGATCGCCCATACCAGGGCGATGCGGAGTCGGCGCGCATGA
- a CDS encoding MFS transporter, translating into MARTAAKTAFANVLVNTLVANVTTSFLWFALTFWVYIETQSVLATGIIGGAYMLFIAFFAMIFGTIVDRHRKHTVMVLSSVVSALAFLVAGALYVWQSEAVLLDLGGPWFWIFSVIILFGGVIEQLRNIALSTTVTLLVPEERRANANGLVGTVQGLAFLVTSVFSGLSIGFLGMGWTLGIAIAAMVLTVVHLLFIRIPEQAPTPDPEAKSALDFRGSVAAIRLAPGLFALIIFSTFNNLIGGVYMALMDPYGLTLFDAQTWGFALAFASTGFIIGGGLVAKFGLGPKPMRTLLFVVIAMGLLGSVFMLREWWPLYVIGMWVYMALVPPVEAAEQTVIQKVVRYDRQGRVFGVAAAMEAAAAPITAFLIAPIAEFLIIPYMKTADGQRRWEWLLGEGDARGIALICLFAGLVMVVVGVLAFFTRSYRTLTKLYANAPVQDPGGEDGASDESPPDAPAPVRGSPPEMPEFRR; encoded by the coding sequence ATGGCTCGCACCGCAGCGAAGACGGCCTTCGCGAACGTCCTCGTCAACACGCTGGTCGCCAACGTGACGACGAGCTTCCTGTGGTTCGCGCTCACGTTCTGGGTCTACATCGAGACGCAGTCGGTGCTGGCGACCGGCATCATCGGCGGCGCCTACATGCTCTTCATCGCCTTCTTCGCCATGATCTTCGGCACCATCGTCGACCGCCACCGCAAGCACACGGTCATGGTGCTCTCGAGCGTCGTCTCGGCTCTCGCGTTCCTGGTCGCCGGCGCGCTCTACGTCTGGCAGTCCGAGGCGGTGCTGCTCGACCTCGGGGGCCCGTGGTTCTGGATCTTCTCGGTGATCATCCTCTTCGGCGGGGTCATCGAGCAGCTGCGCAACATCGCGCTCTCGACGACGGTGACGCTGCTGGTCCCCGAAGAGCGGCGCGCGAACGCCAACGGGCTCGTCGGCACGGTGCAGGGGCTCGCCTTCCTGGTCACCAGCGTGTTCTCGGGTCTGTCCATCGGCTTCCTCGGCATGGGGTGGACGCTCGGGATCGCGATCGCCGCGATGGTGCTGACCGTGGTGCACCTGCTGTTCATCCGCATCCCCGAGCAGGCTCCCACTCCCGACCCCGAGGCGAAGAGCGCGCTGGATTTCCGCGGCAGCGTCGCCGCGATCCGGCTCGCCCCCGGGCTCTTCGCGCTGATCATCTTCTCGACGTTCAACAACCTCATCGGCGGCGTCTACATGGCGCTGATGGACCCGTACGGCCTGACGCTCTTCGACGCCCAGACGTGGGGGTTCGCGCTCGCGTTCGCCTCGACCGGGTTCATCATCGGCGGCGGACTCGTGGCGAAGTTCGGCCTGGGGCCGAAGCCGATGCGCACCCTGCTGTTCGTCGTGATCGCGATGGGCCTGCTCGGGTCGGTGTTCATGCTGCGGGAATGGTGGCCGCTGTACGTGATCGGCATGTGGGTGTACATGGCGCTCGTGCCCCCGGTCGAGGCCGCGGAGCAGACCGTCATCCAGAAGGTGGTGCGCTACGACCGACAGGGACGCGTGTTCGGGGTCGCTGCCGCGATGGAGGCCGCCGCCGCCCCGATCACCGCGTTCCTGATCGCGCCGATCGCCGAGTTCCTGATCATCCCCTACATGAAGACGGCCGACGGCCAGCGCCGGTGGGAGTGGCTGCTCGGCGAGGGAGATGCGCGCGGGATCGCCCTGATCTGCCTGTTCGCCGGCCTCGTGATGGTGGTCGTCGGGGTTCTCGCGTTCTTCACGAGGTCGTACCGCACGCTCACGAAGCTCTATGCGAATGCGCCGGTGCAGGATCCCGGCGGCGAGGATGGTGCGAGCGACGAGAGTCCTCCCGATGCTCCCGCCCCGGTGCGGGGTTCGCCGCCGGAGATGCCTGAATTCCGGCGCTAG
- a CDS encoding DUF6421 family protein — protein MSIISANSSAAQAIVGEPEVVEDARVAEQSAAWAQLKDAAIALREMQIKDGSIPDAAHHAAARDLVGAITAGIRALTPAFPHDAEYLAASVADFERWVATDFAVPDFLDSLMAFQPQQHRIDGIRHLVVFPMYTQNGSSDRLVEALIVETIWPEFIAALEAGDYGNKLFVSLRLVDFTPGYDTNSAVLFPETVAMREIPSFSWGAIFQDREAARYRRVTRAAAEITKLDLPERAAAMLDDQALTERAFVMWDIIHDRTHMRGDLPFDPFMIKQRMPFFLYSLEELRCDLTAFRESVRIERTLDARSEAGEDLSLSEQEMREHAGLVQYAVIFDRIFRFAITGSRVRNYDGLGGQLLFAWLHQRGVLHWTDTALAFDWAAVPDAVVALGDAIDELYWRSIDRPKTSHWLXAYDLVRGVLTPHPASQWARGLPDEILAGAPKGFTDAVLDDEFPLSMFFEALDKKMKPVIESTVGIRGSDA, from the coding sequence ATGTCCATCATTTCCGCCAACAGCTCCGCTGCACAGGCCATCGTCGGCGAACCCGAGGTCGTCGAAGACGCTCGGGTCGCCGAGCAGAGCGCCGCCTGGGCCCAGCTCAAGGACGCGGCCATCGCCCTCCGCGAGATGCAGATCAAGGACGGCTCGATCCCGGATGCCGCGCACCACGCCGCTGCCCGCGACCTGGTCGGCGCGATCACCGCGGGCATCCGCGCGCTGACCCCCGCCTTCCCGCATGACGCCGAGTACCTCGCCGCCTCCGTGGCCGACTTCGAGCGCTGGGTGGCGACGGACTTCGCCGTGCCGGACTTCCTCGACTCGCTGATGGCCTTCCAGCCGCAGCAGCATCGCATCGACGGCATCCGCCACCTCGTGGTCTTCCCGATGTACACGCAGAACGGATCGAGCGATCGCCTGGTCGAGGCGCTCATCGTCGAGACGATCTGGCCCGAGTTCATCGCCGCCCTCGAAGCGGGCGACTACGGCAACAAGCTGTTCGTCTCGCTGCGCCTGGTCGACTTCACGCCCGGCTACGACACGAACTCGGCCGTGCTGTTCCCCGAGACCGTCGCGATGCGCGAGATCCCGTCGTTCAGCTGGGGCGCGATCTTCCAGGATCGCGAGGCCGCACGCTACCGCCGCGTCACGCGGGCCGCCGCGGAGATCACCAAGCTCGATCTTCCCGAGCGCGCCGCGGCGATGCTCGACGACCAGGCGCTGACCGAGCGCGCGTTCGTGATGTGGGACATCATCCACGACCGCACGCACATGCGGGGCGATCTTCCGTTCGACCCGTTCATGATCAAGCAGCGGATGCCGTTCTTCCTGTATTCCCTCGAGGAGCTGCGCTGCGATCTGACTGCGTTCCGCGAGTCCGTGCGGATCGAGCGCACGCTCGACGCCCGTTCCGAGGCCGGCGAGGATCTCTCGCTCTCCGAGCAGGAGATGCGCGAGCACGCGGGGCTCGTGCAGTACGCGGTGATCTTCGACCGCATCTTCCGCTTCGCCATCACCGGCTCTCGCGTGCGCAACTACGACGGTCTCGGAGGCCAGCTGCTGTTCGCGTGGCTGCACCAGCGCGGGGTGCTGCACTGGACCGACACCGCTCTCGCGTTCGACTGGGCCGCCGTGCCCGACGCCGTGGTCGCACTGGGCGATGCGATCGACGAGCTCTACTGGCGCTCGATCGACCGCCCCAAGACGTCGCACTGGCTCSCCGCGTACGACCTCGTGCGCGGCGTCCTCACCCCGCACCCCGCCTCGCAGTGGGCGCGCGGCCTGCCCGACGAGATCCTCGCGGGAGCCCCGAAGGGGTTCACCGACGCGGTCCTGGACGACGAGTTCCCCCTGTCCATGTTCTTCGAAGCCCTCGACAAGAAGATGAAGCCGGTCATCGAGTCGACCGTCGGCATCCGGGGCAGCGACGCCTGA
- a CDS encoding TetR/AcrR family transcriptional regulator yields the protein MLMPIDLRRNPDARLQVSRIAAELFWRDGVAATRGEDIAAAAGIATRTLWRYFRSKESCVEPILAQLGRRFSTVLRAWPLEIGLADYLTAASVPGPADFSTDDIAAMRIVVMGFDEPALRSAWLMVCDEAEREAAAVFAPRLGLPADADAARQVAASISGAIRAQSDAMSRDYVTAGIVPRSEDVLEQLVTAIVDASNGRVGPAV from the coding sequence ATGCTGATGCCGATCGATCTGCGTCGCAACCCCGACGCCAGACTGCAGGTGTCGCGCATCGCCGCCGAGCTGTTCTGGCGTGACGGCGTCGCAGCGACCCGCGGCGAGGACATCGCCGCTGCCGCGGGGATCGCGACGCGGACGCTGTGGCGGTACTTCCGCTCGAAGGAGTCATGCGTCGAGCCGATCCTCGCCCAGCTCGGCCGACGTTTCTCCACGGTGCTCCGCGCCTGGCCGCTCGAGATCGGACTCGCGGACTACCTGACGGCGGCGAGCGTGCCGGGCCCCGCCGACTTCTCGACGGACGACATCGCGGCGATGCGCATCGTCGTGATGGGATTCGACGAGCCGGCGCTGCGCAGCGCGTGGCTCATGGTCTGCGATGAGGCCGAGCGCGAGGCGGCAGCCGTCTTCGCCCCTCGGCTCGGGCTGCCGGCCGATGCGGATGCCGCGCGTCAGGTGGCGGCGTCGATCTCGGGGGCGATCCGCGCGCAGAGCGATGCGATGAGCCGCGACTACGTCACCGCGGGAATCGTGCCGCGCAGCGAGGACGTACTCGAGCAGCTGGTCACCGCGATCGTGGACGCGAGCAACGGGCGTGTCGGGCCGGCCGTCTGA
- a CDS encoding dihydrofolate reductase family protein produces MAVRVDLNVSLDGFATTTDQTPENPFGDDWGRLVAAYTATRTFRARVFGDDSGAGTTGVDEKYAHAYFAGIGVEIMGAGMFGLHQHPDDPEWQGWWGDAPPFEVPVFVLTHRSRDSIEFANGTVFHFVEAAPAEVLQRAVEAAGDADVRIGGGVDVVRQFLQAGLVDRVHLAVNPLVIGSGERIWDGLRGIENDYALHTEVAESGVAHLTFRRD; encoded by the coding sequence ATGGCAGTACGCGTCGACCTCAACGTCTCTCTCGACGGGTTCGCGACGACCACCGATCAGACGCCGGAGAACCCGTTCGGCGATGACTGGGGCCGACTCGTGGCGGCCTACACCGCGACGCGCACCTTCCGCGCGCGGGTGTTCGGCGATGACTCGGGCGCGGGGACGACCGGCGTCGACGAGAAGTACGCGCACGCCTATTTCGCGGGCATCGGCGTGGAGATCATGGGCGCGGGGATGTTCGGGTTGCACCAGCATCCCGACGATCCCGAATGGCAGGGGTGGTGGGGCGACGCTCCGCCGTTCGAGGTGCCGGTGTTCGTGCTGACGCACCGGTCACGCGACTCGATCGAGTTCGCGAACGGCACGGTCTTCCATTTCGTCGAGGCGGCCCCCGCGGAGGTCCTGCAGCGAGCCGTGGAGGCGGCGGGCGACGCCGACGTGCGCATCGGCGGTGGGGTGGACGTGGTGCGGCAGTTCCTGCAGGCGGGGCTGGTCGACCGGGTGCACCTCGCGGTCAACCCGCTCGTGATCGGCAGCGGGGAGCGCATCTGGGACGGACTGCGCGGCATCGAGAACGACTATGCGCTGCACACCGAGGTGGCCGAGAGCGGTGTCGCTCACCTCACCTTCCGCCGCGACTGA
- a CDS encoding alpha/beta hydrolase, with the protein MSEALTIDDTLTRWSVPDRAGMPLLVLLHGYGADENDLFGLAPYLPEGIALASVAAPLAPPWPMPGRSWYAIEGLDGRSPESVTAAAEAFLRWLEKTAADASSVALLGFSQGAAVALQAMRLDPDRVDTVVALSGYVASGDLPHDEALTRRKPHVFWGRGTNDQVIPEARVAHTAQWLPAHSELSGRVYTGLTHSIAEDELRDVHAFLSKWLERAAQE; encoded by the coding sequence GTGAGCGAAGCACTGACGATCGACGACACCCTCACGCGCTGGTCCGTGCCCGACCGGGCGGGGATGCCGCTGCTGGTGCTGCTGCACGGCTACGGCGCCGACGAGAACGACCTGTTCGGCCTCGCGCCTTATCTGCCCGAGGGCATCGCCCTGGCATCCGTCGCCGCCCCGCTCGCTCCCCCGTGGCCGATGCCCGGACGCTCCTGGTACGCCATCGAGGGTCTCGACGGCCGTAGCCCGGAATCCGTCACCGCCGCTGCGGAGGCGTTCCTGCGCTGGCTCGAGAAGACCGCGGCTGATGCCTCCAGCGTCGCCCTGCTCGGGTTCTCGCAGGGAGCCGCCGTGGCGTTGCAGGCCATGCGCCTCGACCCCGACCGCGTCGACACGGTCGTGGCGCTCAGCGGCTACGTCGCCTCGGGAGACCTGCCGCACGACGAGGCACTGACCCGGCGCAAGCCCCACGTCTTCTGGGGCCGCGGCACCAACGACCAGGTGATCCCCGAGGCGCGTGTCGCCCACACGGCGCAGTGGCTCCCCGCACACTCCGAGCTGTCGGGCCGCGTGTACACCGGCCTCACGCACAGCATCGCCGAAGACGAGCTGCGCGACGTCCACGCCTTCCTTTCGAAGTGGCTGGAGCGGGCCGCTCAGGAGTGA